The following are encoded in a window of Solibacillus sp. FSL R7-0668 genomic DNA:
- the hpf gene encoding ribosome hibernation-promoting factor, HPF/YfiA family, which yields MLNFNIRGENIEVTPAIREYVESKIEKVERYFNEDLNANANVNLKVYNDKQTKVEVTIPMKNLTLRAEERHNDMYAAVDLIVDKLERQIRKHKTKVNRKFRDREGTGIYFATAAQAEPATESNEEEYTIVRTKQFDLKPMDQEEAVLQMNMLGHDFYIYTDAESDSTNIVYKRRDGKYGLIETN from the coding sequence ATGCTAAACTTTAACATTCGTGGTGAGAACATTGAGGTAACTCCAGCGATTCGTGAATATGTTGAATCAAAAATTGAAAAGGTAGAGCGTTATTTCAATGAGGATTTAAATGCGAACGCTAATGTTAATTTAAAAGTATACAATGACAAACAAACAAAGGTCGAAGTAACAATTCCGATGAAGAATTTAACGCTTCGTGCGGAAGAGCGTCATAATGATATGTATGCAGCAGTAGACTTAATCGTTGATAAATTAGAGCGTCAAATTCGTAAGCATAAAACAAAAGTAAATCGCAAATTCCGTGATCGTGAAGGCACAGGTATTTATTTTGCAACGGCAGCACAAGCGGAGCCAGCAACAGAATCGAATGAGGAAGAGTACACAATTGTTCGTACAAAACAATTCGACTTAAAGCCAATGGATCAAGAAGAGGCGGTATTACAAATGAACATGCTTGGTCATGACTTCTACATCTACACAGACGCAGAGTCAGATAGCACAAACATCGTTTATAAACGACGAGATGGTAAATACGGCTTAATCGAAACAAACTAA
- a CDS encoding PilZ domain-containing protein → MAFKRTEGFRFTFDEAVPAKYIILIDGKPEEEKSTKYDCEIVDISPRGMKMFSYHEIGEYNNKLLQLEVQFILDEALIKAVGEIVWKKAYGSKIQYGLIIDGQPQVEELIISELKLRRKKEVSKR, encoded by the coding sequence ATGGCTTTTAAACGAACAGAAGGATTTCGCTTCACGTTTGATGAAGCGGTTCCGGCAAAATATATTATCTTAATCGATGGAAAACCAGAAGAGGAAAAATCAACAAAATATGATTGTGAAATAGTAGATATTAGCCCACGTGGTATGAAAATGTTTTCTTATCACGAAATTGGTGAATATAATAATAAGCTGCTGCAACTTGAGGTTCAATTCATTTTAGACGAGGCGCTAATCAAAGCAGTTGGTGAAATCGTATGGAAAAAAGCATATGGGAGCAAAATTCAATATGGATTAATTATTGATGGACAACCTCAAGTGGAAGAGTTAATCATTAGTGAATTAAAGCTTCGCCGAAAAAAGGAAGTAAGCAAACGATAA
- the prfB gene encoding peptide chain release factor 2 (programmed frameshift) — protein sequence MIELADVRNALENTATKLADFRGSLDLENKEARIQELDELMLEPNFWNDQQGAQTIINELNGIKAVVNEYNELIATQENLEMTLELLREEPDEELQEELGDELTEFKGKMEAFELQMLLSEPYDKNNAILELHPGAGGTESQDWGSMLLRMYQRWADKRGFKVETLDYLPGDEAGIKSVTLKISGHNAYGYLKAEKGVHRLVRISPFDSSGRRHTSFVSCDVMPEFNDEIEIDVRNEDLKIDTYRATGAGGQHINTTDSAVRITHTPTGVVVQCQAERSQIKNRDAAMKMLKSKLYQLEIEKQQAQLDEIRGEQKEIGWGSQIRSYVFHPYSMVKDHRTSAETGNVGAVMDGDLDVFITAYLRSKISY from the exons ATGATTGAATTAGCAGATGTGCGCAATGCACTCGAAAATACAGCTACAAAACTAGCGGACTTTAGGGGGTCTCTT GACTTAGAAAACAAAGAGGCACGTATTCAAGAATTAGATGAGCTAATGCTGGAGCCTAACTTCTGGAATGACCAGCAAGGCGCGCAAACAATTATTAATGAATTGAACGGCATTAAAGCGGTCGTGAACGAATACAACGAGTTAATCGCAACGCAAGAAAACCTAGAAATGACATTAGAATTATTACGCGAAGAACCAGATGAAGAACTACAAGAAGAGCTTGGCGATGAGCTAACAGAATTCAAGGGAAAGATGGAAGCATTCGAATTGCAAATGCTGTTATCAGAGCCATATGATAAAAACAATGCCATTTTAGAGCTGCATCCAGGTGCGGGCGGTACAGAGTCTCAAGACTGGGGTTCGATGCTTTTACGCATGTATCAGCGTTGGGCAGATAAGCGCGGCTTTAAAGTCGAAACATTGGACTATTTACCAGGCGATGAAGCGGGAATTAAATCGGTGACGTTAAAAATTTCCGGTCATAATGCATATGGCTATTTAAAGGCTGAAAAAGGGGTACATCGTCTAGTGCGTATTTCACCGTTCGACTCATCAGGTCGCCGTCATACATCATTCGTTTCTTGTGATGTCATGCCAGAATTTAATGATGAAATCGAAATTGATGTGCGTAACGAGGATTTAAAAATCGATACGTATCGTGCCACAGGTGCTGGTGGTCAGCATATTAATACGACGGACTCTGCTGTTCGTATTACCCATACGCCAACTGGGGTTGTTGTACAATGTCAGGCAGAGCGTTCTCAAATTAAAAACCGTGATGCAGCGATGAAGATGTTAAAATCTAAGCTCTATCAATTAGAAATCGAAAAACAACAAGCACAGCTCGATGAAATCCGTGGCGAGCAAAAGGAAATCGGCTGGGGCTCACAAATTCGTTCGTACGTATTCCATCCTTATTCAATGGTTAAGGATCACCGTACAAGCGCAGAAACAGGGAATGTTGGCGCGGTGATGGATGGCGATTTAGATGTATTCATAACAGCGTATTTACGTTCAAAAATTTCATATTAA
- the fliS gene encoding flagellar export chaperone FliS produces the protein MAAHTNAYNAYKQNSVTTASPGELTLMLYNGCLKFLNRAKLAMIDKNIEDKNYNIQRAQAIIAELMSTLNMDVDISKQMLPLYEYINYRLTESNINSDVAMIEEVEGLVTEFRDTWKEVLKITRQQQYGNVEQV, from the coding sequence TTGGCAGCACATACAAATGCCTATAACGCATACAAACAAAATAGTGTAACGACAGCCTCACCTGGTGAGTTAACATTAATGCTATATAACGGTTGTTTAAAGTTTTTAAATCGTGCAAAGTTAGCAATGATCGATAAAAATATTGAAGATAAAAATTACAATATTCAACGAGCTCAAGCAATTATTGCAGAGTTAATGTCAACGTTGAATATGGATGTTGATATATCAAAACAAATGTTACCTTTATATGAATATATAAATTATCGTTTAACAGAATCAAATATTAATAGCGATGTAGCAATGATTGAAGAAGTGGAAGGCTTAGTAACGGAGTTCCGTGATACATGGAAGGAAGTACTTAAAATTACGCGTCAACAGCAGTATGGGAATGTAGAACAAGTATAA
- a CDS encoding IDEAL domain-containing protein, translated as MDKYYSYTDFLKAVGQQPTGNQAEKLLSEIYLDLFISRLQRIHRIEQLKKLIDNSLDQKNERDFHTYASELKELMEAPIS; from the coding sequence ATGGATAAATATTATTCATATACAGACTTTTTAAAAGCAGTCGGCCAGCAGCCAACAGGAAACCAAGCAGAAAAGTTGTTAAGTGAAATTTATTTAGATTTATTTATAAGTCGATTACAACGTATACACCGTATCGAACAATTAAAAAAGCTAATCGATAATTCATTAGATCAGAAAAACGAACGAGATTTCCATACGTATGCTTCCGAATTAAAAGAACTAATGGAAGCACCCATTTCTTAA
- the secA gene encoding preprotein translocase subunit SecA: MANFLNKLFDFNKKEVKRLEKTADKVEALAGQFESLSDDALKAKTEEFKNRYQNGETVEQLLPEAFATIREASRRVLGMFPFRVQIMGAAALNEGNIAEMKTGEGKTLTATMSVYLNAITGKGVHVVTVNEYLASRDAREMGELYEWLGLTVGLNLNSLSKEEKREAYAADITYSTNNELGFDYLRDNMVLYKEDRVQRKLHYAVIDEVDSILIDEARTPLIISGQAGKTAQLYVQSNAFVRMLKQEEDYNYDESTKGVTLTEAGIEKAERSFGIDNLFDLAHVRLNHAINQSLKAHASMHLDVDYVVQDGEIVIVDGFTGRLMKGRRYSDGLHQAIEAKEGLDIQNESMTMATVTFQNYFRMYEKLSGMTGTAKTEEEEFRNIYNMQVVAIPTNKPIARDDRADLIYATMDGKFRAVAEDIAERHRAGQPVLVGTVAIETSEIISKYLTKFKIPHNVLNAKNHEREAEIILNAGQKGAVTIATNMAGRGTDIKPGEGVLEIGGLAVLGTERHESRRIDNQLRGRSGRQGNPGVTQFYLSLEDELMRRFGSDKMKSMMTRLGMDDSQPIQSGMVSKAVESAQKRVEGNNFDARKRLLQYDDVLRQQREVIYKEREDVLDSENMRELVESMIAQAIENAVAVHTQGEKDTWTLDALEDYIAANLLDEGDITKAELETKSPEEMIAFISEKVTARYNEKEEALTAERMREFEKVILLRSIDTKWIDHIDAMDQLRQGIHLRAYGQNDPLREYQQEGFAMFEEMVAAIREDVAKYALKAEIRSNLQREEVAKGQAVNPKEEGAAKPKKLPTRKAENIGRNDPCPCGSGKKYKSCHGVGQ, from the coding sequence ATGGCAAATTTTTTAAATAAATTATTTGATTTCAATAAAAAAGAAGTAAAGCGATTAGAAAAAACGGCAGATAAGGTAGAGGCATTAGCAGGACAGTTCGAAAGCCTATCTGACGACGCATTAAAAGCGAAAACAGAAGAATTTAAAAATCGTTACCAAAATGGTGAAACGGTAGAACAATTATTACCGGAAGCCTTTGCAACGATTCGTGAAGCATCTCGCCGTGTATTAGGGATGTTCCCGTTCCGCGTGCAAATTATGGGTGCTGCCGCGCTAAATGAAGGCAATATCGCAGAGATGAAAACCGGTGAAGGTAAAACGTTAACCGCGACGATGTCTGTGTACTTAAATGCCATTACAGGCAAGGGTGTACACGTTGTCACGGTCAACGAATACTTAGCCAGCCGTGACGCGCGTGAAATGGGTGAGCTGTATGAATGGTTAGGCCTAACTGTCGGCTTAAACTTAAATAGCTTATCAAAAGAAGAAAAACGCGAAGCCTATGCGGCGGATATTACGTATTCCACAAACAACGAGCTTGGGTTCGACTATTTACGTGACAATATGGTGCTTTATAAAGAAGACCGTGTACAACGTAAATTACACTATGCGGTAATTGATGAGGTGGACTCGATCTTAATCGATGAAGCGCGTACACCGTTAATTATTTCAGGACAAGCGGGTAAAACGGCACAGCTTTATGTCCAATCCAATGCTTTTGTGCGTATGCTAAAGCAAGAGGAAGACTATAACTACGATGAATCGACAAAAGGGGTAACGTTAACAGAAGCGGGTATCGAAAAAGCCGAGCGTTCGTTTGGAATCGACAACTTATTCGATTTAGCACATGTACGTTTAAACCATGCGATTAACCAAAGCTTAAAGGCACACGCATCGATGCATTTAGATGTTGATTATGTAGTGCAGGACGGCGAAATCGTGATCGTAGACGGCTTTACAGGTCGTTTAATGAAAGGGCGTCGTTATTCAGACGGTCTACACCAAGCCATTGAGGCAAAAGAAGGCTTAGATATTCAAAATGAGTCCATGACAATGGCAACCGTTACGTTCCAAAATTATTTCCGTATGTATGAAAAGCTGTCTGGTATGACAGGTACAGCGAAAACGGAAGAAGAGGAATTCCGCAATATTTACAATATGCAGGTGGTTGCAATTCCTACGAACAAGCCAATCGCGCGTGATGACCGTGCAGATTTAATTTATGCCACAATGGATGGTAAATTTAGAGCCGTTGCAGAGGATATTGCCGAGCGTCACCGTGCTGGCCAACCGGTTCTAGTAGGTACGGTTGCAATTGAAACATCTGAAATTATTTCAAAATACTTAACGAAATTTAAAATTCCGCATAATGTCTTAAACGCGAAAAACCATGAGCGAGAAGCGGAAATTATTTTAAATGCAGGTCAAAAAGGCGCGGTCACAATCGCGACAAACATGGCCGGTCGTGGTACGGATATTAAACCGGGTGAGGGCGTACTTGAAATTGGCGGTTTAGCGGTTCTTGGTACAGAGCGTCACGAATCACGCCGTATCGATAATCAGCTACGTGGTCGTTCGGGTCGTCAAGGGAACCCAGGGGTAACGCAATTCTACCTTTCTTTAGAGGATGAATTGATGCGCCGTTTTGGTTCAGATAAAATGAAATCAATGATGACACGACTTGGTATGGACGATTCCCAACCAATTCAATCAGGGATGGTTTCCAAGGCGGTAGAATCCGCGCAAAAACGTGTAGAAGGTAATAACTTTGACGCGCGTAAACGTTTATTACAATATGATGATGTATTGCGTCAACAGCGTGAAGTCATCTACAAAGAGCGTGAGGATGTACTCGATTCTGAAAATATGCGTGAGCTAGTAGAATCTATGATTGCGCAAGCGATTGAAAATGCCGTAGCCGTGCATACACAAGGTGAAAAGGATACTTGGACATTAGATGCGCTGGAAGATTACATTGCAGCGAATCTTTTAGACGAGGGCGACATTACGAAAGCCGAATTAGAAACAAAGTCACCTGAAGAGATGATAGCCTTTATTTCAGAAAAGGTAACAGCGCGCTACAATGAAAAAGAAGAGGCCTTAACAGCCGAGCGTATGCGGGAATTTGAAAAGGTAATCTTACTGCGTTCAATCGATACGAAATGGATTGATCATATCGATGCGATGGATCAGCTACGTCAAGGGATTCATTTACGTGCATATGGACAAAACGATCCGCTACGTGAATACCAACAAGAAGGCTTCGCAATGTTCGAGGAAATGGTCGCAGCAATCCGTGAAGATGTGGCGAAATATGCGTTAAAGGCAGAAATTCGCAGTAACTTACAGCGTGAAGAGGTAGCAAAAGGTCAAGCGGTGAACCCGAAAGAAGAGGGCGCAGCAAAGCCGAAAAAATTACCAACACGTAAAGCTGAAAACATCGGACGTAATGATCCATGCCCATGCGGTAGCGGTAAAAAATACAAATCATGCCACGGCGTAGGACAATAA
- the uvrB gene encoding excinuclease ABC subunit UvrB — protein MTDTFTIQSAYKPAGDQPEAIKQLVQGIKEGKRHQTLLGATGTGKTFTISNVIKEVNKPTLVMAHNKTLAGQLYSEFKEFFPNNAVEYFVSYYDYFQPEAYVPQTDTYIEKDSSINDEIDKLRHSATSALFERKDVIIIASVSCIYGLGNPEEYREMVVSIRTGMDIERNQLLRKLVDIQYERNDINFTRGTFRVRGDVVEIFPASKDEHCLRIEFFGDEVDRIREVDALTGEILAEREHVAIFPASHFVTREEKMKIAIENIENELEQRLAVLRAEDRLLEAQRLEQRTNYDLEMMKEMGFCSGIENYSRHLTLRESGATPYTLLDYFPEDFLLVVDESHVTLPQVRGMYNGDQARKNVLVEHGFRLPSALDNRPLMFDEFQSKVGQAIYVSATPGPFELEHTPEMVQQIIRPTGLLDPNIEVRPIEGQIDDLIDEIHERIRRNERVLITTLTKKMSEDLTNYLKEMGLKVEYLHSEIKTLERIEIIRELRKGTHDVLVGINLLREGLDIPEVSLVAILDADKEGFLRSERSLIQTIGRAARNANGHVIMYADNMTDSMTKAISETKRRREIQMAYNEQHGITPQTIIKKIPDIIRATQAAEQEEKYITKVTGGKKLTKKELQKLVETLQVEMKEAAKALDFERAAELRDMIFELKAEG, from the coding sequence ATGACAGACACTTTTACAATTCAGTCGGCGTACAAGCCCGCTGGAGATCAGCCTGAAGCAATTAAACAACTTGTACAAGGCATCAAAGAAGGCAAGCGTCATCAAACATTACTTGGCGCTACGGGTACCGGGAAGACGTTTACGATTTCAAACGTCATTAAGGAAGTCAACAAACCAACATTAGTCATGGCACATAATAAAACATTAGCAGGTCAATTATATAGCGAGTTTAAAGAATTTTTTCCAAACAATGCCGTTGAATACTTTGTCAGCTACTATGATTATTTCCAGCCCGAAGCCTATGTGCCCCAAACGGATACGTATATCGAAAAGGATTCGAGCATCAATGATGAAATTGACAAGCTACGACACTCGGCGACATCGGCATTATTTGAGCGCAAGGACGTCATTATTATTGCATCGGTATCCTGTATTTATGGGTTAGGGAATCCAGAAGAATACCGTGAGATGGTTGTATCCATTCGTACCGGAATGGACATTGAGCGCAATCAGCTGCTGCGTAAATTAGTCGATATTCAATATGAACGTAATGATATCAACTTTACGCGCGGAACATTTCGGGTGCGTGGGGATGTAGTGGAAATTTTCCCAGCGTCGAAGGATGAGCACTGTTTGCGCATTGAATTTTTTGGGGATGAAGTCGACCGCATTCGCGAGGTGGACGCATTAACTGGTGAAATTTTAGCAGAGCGAGAGCATGTGGCGATTTTCCCAGCATCCCACTTCGTAACGCGTGAAGAAAAAATGAAAATTGCGATTGAAAATATTGAAAATGAGCTTGAACAGCGCTTAGCCGTATTGCGCGCAGAGGACCGCTTGTTAGAGGCGCAGCGCTTAGAGCAGCGTACCAATTACGATTTAGAAATGATGAAGGAAATGGGCTTTTGCTCCGGCATTGAAAACTATTCACGTCATTTAACATTAAGAGAATCAGGGGCAACACCGTATACCTTGCTTGACTACTTTCCAGAGGATTTTCTGCTTGTTGTCGATGAAAGCCATGTAACTTTGCCACAAGTGCGCGGTATGTACAATGGCGACCAGGCGCGTAAAAATGTATTAGTAGAGCATGGTTTCCGTCTGCCATCCGCGCTCGATAACCGACCGCTCATGTTTGATGAATTTCAATCGAAGGTCGGTCAGGCGATTTATGTTTCGGCAACACCAGGACCTTTTGAGCTAGAGCATACACCTGAAATGGTACAGCAAATTATTCGTCCGACAGGCTTATTAGATCCAAACATTGAAGTGCGTCCGATTGAAGGGCAAATTGATGATTTAATCGATGAAATTCATGAACGAATTCGTCGTAATGAGCGTGTGTTAATTACAACATTAACGAAAAAAATGTCGGAGGATTTAACAAATTACTTAAAGGAAATGGGCTTAAAGGTTGAATATTTACACTCCGAAATTAAAACACTAGAGCGTATAGAGATTATTCGTGAGCTCCGTAAAGGAACGCATGATGTACTTGTTGGGATTAACTTATTACGAGAAGGGTTAGATATTCCAGAGGTGTCACTTGTGGCGATTTTGGATGCTGATAAGGAAGGGTTCCTGCGTTCAGAGCGTTCGCTAATTCAAACGATTGGACGTGCGGCGCGTAATGCAAATGGGCATGTCATTATGTACGCAGATAATATGACGGATTCCATGACAAAGGCGATTAGTGAAACGAAGCGTCGTCGTGAAATTCAAATGGCATATAATGAGCAGCATGGTATTACACCGCAAACTATTATCAAAAAAATACCAGATATTATACGTGCAACACAAGCGGCAGAGCAGGAAGAAAAATATATTACAAAAGTAACGGGCGGCAAAAAGCTAACGAAAAAAGAACTGCAAAAGCTTGTTGAAACATTGCAAGTAGAAATGAAGGAGGCTGCCAAGGCATTAGACTTTGAACGTGCAGCAGAATTACGGGATATGATCTTTGAATTGAAGGCAGAAGGGTGA
- a CDS encoding phospho-sugar mutase: MELLEKLDAAYLQALSQLQLNKNVKKELAIVYTPLHGAGLVPTMRGLQSFGFTNAHLVQQQAIQDGEFPTVIYPNPEEPDAFQLAIELGKQVGAQLLLATDPDADRLGVAVLVDGAYKLLTGNQLGALLLHYILSSQTVPSNAAMIKTIVTSEFGTAVAQKHGVATVNTLTGFKYIAEKIAEWEQTGEHEFVFGYEESYGYLKGVFVRDKDAVQIALLTAEMAAYYAANGGQTLADVLTALYEELGYYQEALVSLTYEGIEGQQKIASIMAALRQQPPTQFANIAVRKTEDYLKESINGLPQADVLKFLLEDDSWICVRPSGTEPKCKFYIGVKTESGFESEQKIAQLKLALQQWT; encoded by the coding sequence GTGGAACTATTAGAGAAATTGGATGCTGCTTATTTACAGGCACTTTCACAGCTACAATTGAATAAAAACGTGAAAAAAGAGCTAGCAATTGTTTATACGCCGTTACATGGGGCAGGGCTTGTGCCAACGATGCGCGGCTTACAAAGCTTTGGTTTTACGAATGCTCATCTTGTGCAGCAGCAAGCCATTCAAGACGGCGAGTTCCCAACTGTGATTTACCCGAACCCCGAGGAGCCCGATGCCTTTCAGCTGGCGATTGAGCTAGGTAAACAGGTCGGTGCGCAGCTGCTACTGGCAACTGATCCAGATGCCGATCGTCTTGGCGTGGCAGTGCTTGTGGACGGCGCTTATAAATTGTTAACCGGCAATCAATTAGGCGCGCTGCTATTACATTATATTTTGTCGTCTCAAACGGTGCCGAGCAATGCGGCGATGATTAAAACGATCGTAACATCTGAATTTGGTACGGCTGTGGCACAAAAGCACGGTGTCGCGACGGTGAACACATTGACCGGCTTTAAATACATCGCAGAAAAAATTGCTGAGTGGGAGCAAACGGGTGAACACGAGTTTGTCTTTGGTTATGAAGAAAGCTATGGCTATTTAAAGGGCGTTTTTGTGCGCGATAAGGATGCAGTGCAAATTGCGCTATTAACAGCGGAAATGGCTGCGTATTATGCGGCGAACGGGGGGCAAACACTGGCTGATGTGCTAACCGCGTTATATGAGGAGCTGGGCTACTATCAGGAGGCATTGGTGTCACTGACTTATGAAGGTATCGAGGGGCAGCAGAAAATTGCTTCGATTATGGCCGCACTACGTCAACAACCGCCGACTCAATTTGCCAATATCGCTGTTCGAAAAACCGAGGACTATTTAAAGGAATCAATCAACGGTTTACCGCAAGCCGACGTACTGAAATTTTTACTAGAAGACGATTCATGGATTTGCGTGCGTCCATCTGGCACCGAGCCGAAATGTAAGTTTTATATCGGCGTAAAAACCGAGAGCGGATTCGAAAGCGAACAAAAAATTGCACAATTAAAGCTCGCCCTACAGCAGTGGACATAA
- a CDS encoding competence protein ComK: MVQNPKQHNKYYITNSTYCLISQPISGKVFTEVLDKHGKTTMSYPPLRVIRQTCSLNGSTFEATTKQAKEFLGHNRHKVPIMVAYNFGDPCVIFPLFSPRSKQNIWVTVNAIINIEEVNESTLVTFVNGSECIFPVHLKSFNQQYVRAVLYYKNLILQRKALL; this comes from the coding sequence ATGGTTCAAAATCCCAAACAACACAATAAGTACTATATTACCAACTCGACGTATTGTTTAATTTCGCAGCCCATTTCCGGTAAGGTTTTTACTGAAGTGTTAGACAAGCACGGCAAAACGACCATGTCCTACCCACCGCTCCGAGTGATTCGACAGACCTGCTCATTAAATGGTTCGACATTTGAGGCGACGACAAAGCAGGCAAAGGAATTTTTAGGGCATAATCGACATAAAGTACCGATTATGGTTGCCTATAATTTTGGCGATCCTTGCGTTATATTCCCTTTATTTTCACCTCGTTCTAAGCAAAATATTTGGGTGACCGTCAATGCCATTATTAATATTGAAGAAGTGAACGAATCGACATTGGTGACATTTGTCAATGGCTCAGAATGCATTTTCCCTGTCCATTTGAAATCATTTAATCAGCAATACGTAAGAGCTGTTCTTTATTATAAAAATCTCATATTACAACGCAAAGCTTTACTATAA